Proteins co-encoded in one Acidobacteriota bacterium genomic window:
- the xseA gene encoding exodeoxyribonuclease VII large subunit: MRKNNLSEEESLQTKSKGSRENPFTISEINRTIRYELESNYPGIWLVGEISNLKPHTSGHHYFSLKDSEGQIQAVMFYQQNRRLKFTPEDGLEVLVFGKLSLYVPRGTFQIIVEEMEPKGIGSLQYAYEQLKKKLEAEGLFDESRKRPIPALPRRIGIVTSPTGAAIRDMMRILAGISIEIIVYPSRVQGEEAAPEIVEGIKILNRMTDLDLIIVGRGGGSMEDLWPFNEEAVVRAIVQSKIPVISAVGHETDFTISDFVADRRAPTPSAAAAMIVQKSQELEARLATSIKELIREGKLVIQEQGQKLVRLERSKGFLGIEAFIQEKMQRIDDLERRVLFTVAGHLDRVEGRLKHLRERLSPAKIALNLASALKSASSASKGLERVMVNLMRAAEEHFSRLSGLLNSLSPLAVLERGYSICRTPDRTKIIRLSSEVSIGDNVDIKLYQGSLLCNVKGKEDEEEKSET, encoded by the coding sequence ATGAGAAAGAATAACTTATCGGAAGAAGAATCCCTCCAAACGAAGAGCAAAGGTTCCAGAGAAAACCCTTTCACCATCTCGGAAATAAATCGGACAATCCGCTACGAGCTTGAAAGCAATTATCCCGGCATCTGGCTCGTCGGCGAGATATCGAACCTCAAACCGCACACATCTGGCCACCACTATTTTTCATTGAAGGACAGCGAAGGGCAGATACAGGCAGTCATGTTCTACCAGCAAAACCGGAGATTGAAGTTTACTCCGGAAGATGGACTAGAAGTCCTTGTCTTTGGAAAGCTCTCTCTCTACGTACCGAGAGGAACCTTCCAGATCATCGTCGAGGAGATGGAGCCGAAGGGGATCGGCTCGCTTCAGTATGCATACGAGCAGCTCAAGAAGAAGCTAGAGGCAGAAGGGCTCTTCGACGAATCAAGAAAAAGACCGATCCCTGCCCTGCCCCGCCGGATAGGGATTGTCACTTCGCCCACAGGAGCTGCCATCAGGGACATGATGAGGATCCTGGCTGGCATCAGCATCGAGATAATAGTCTATCCCTCGAGGGTCCAGGGAGAAGAAGCGGCTCCGGAGATAGTCGAGGGGATCAAGATACTGAACAGGATGACGGATCTTGATCTCATCATCGTGGGAAGAGGGGGAGGCTCAATGGAAGACCTCTGGCCCTTCAATGAAGAAGCAGTGGTCAGGGCGATTGTTCAATCGAAAATCCCCGTTATCTCCGCCGTTGGGCACGAAACCGATTTCACCATCTCCGATTTCGTTGCCGACCGTAGGGCGCCCACTCCGTCTGCTGCAGCTGCAATGATCGTCCAGAAAAGCCAGGAGCTTGAAGCCCGGCTTGCCACGTCTATCAAGGAGCTAATCCGGGAAGGTAAACTAGTTATTCAGGAACAGGGACAGAAGCTCGTCAGGCTCGAGCGAAGCAAAGGGTTCCTCGGCATAGAGGCGTTCATCCAGGAGAAAATGCAACGCATCGACGATCTTGAAAGGAGGGTTCTCTTCACCGTGGCCGGACATTTAGACCGGGTGGAAGGGCGACTGAAGCATCTCAGAGAGAGGCTCTCCCCGGCAAAGATCGCGTTAAATCTTGCTAGCGCTTTGAAATCGGCCTCTTCGGCTTCCAAGGGCTTGGAGAGGGTCATGGTAAACCTGATGAGAGCTGCCGAGGAGCACTTCTCAAGATTGTCGGGGCTCTTAAATTCCCTCTCCCCGCTTGCCGTTCTAGAGAGAGGATACTCCATTTGCAGGACACCCGACCGAACAAAAATTATTCGCTTGTCTTCCGAGGTATCCATTGGAGATAATGTAGATATCAAACTCTACCAGGGAAGCCTACTCTGCAATGTTAAAGGAAAAGAAGATGAAGAAGAAAAAAGTGAAACCTGA
- a CDS encoding TIGR00282 family metallophosphoesterase, translating to MNILLIADIVGKSGRRIVRQKLPKLIDRHAIDFIIANVENAAGGFGITPKIADELFSFNIDCLTSGNHIFDRKEIIPYLARQEKLLRPINYPEPAPGSGVYIGVSRNGMRVAVLNIMGRVFIDSYDCPFRTADHALEQIGKRADVRIIDFHAEATSEKIAFGWYMDGRVAAVIGTHTHVQTADERILPGGTAFISDAGMTGPFDSVIGIEKELAIERLLTQRPVKFETATRNVKLQAVLVGLDENTGLSIDIQRLTVEDDGGEPAIEAGMADEKE from the coding sequence ATGAATATCCTTTTAATTGCAGACATAGTTGGAAAGAGCGGAAGGCGGATTGTCCGTCAGAAGCTTCCGAAGCTTATTGACCGCCATGCGATCGATTTCATTATAGCAAATGTGGAGAATGCCGCAGGAGGTTTCGGGATTACACCCAAGATCGCGGATGAACTATTCTCCTTCAATATCGATTGTCTGACTAGCGGGAATCATATCTTCGACAGGAAGGAGATCATCCCTTATCTTGCCCGTCAGGAAAAACTCCTGCGCCCTATCAATTACCCCGAGCCTGCTCCTGGCTCCGGCGTTTACATAGGAGTATCCAGGAATGGCATGAGGGTCGCTGTTCTTAACATCATGGGGAGAGTCTTCATAGATTCCTACGACTGCCCCTTCCGCACTGCAGATCATGCTCTCGAACAGATCGGCAAGAGGGCAGATGTCAGGATCATCGACTTCCATGCCGAAGCCACCTCGGAGAAGATCGCCTTTGGATGGTACATGGACGGGAGGGTGGCTGCCGTCATCGGAACACACACACACGTCCAGACGGCTGATGAGCGGATCCTTCCTGGCGGCACGGCTTTCATTTCCGATGCCGGAATGACAGGCCCATTCGACTCCGTAATTGGAATAGAGAAGGAACTTGCCATTGAGAGGCTGCTGACGCAGCGGCCAGTGAAGTTTGAAACCGCGACGAGGAACGTTAAACTTCAGGCGGTTCTAGTAGGCCTGGACGAGAATACGGGTCTTTCAATTGACATTCAGAGATTGACTGTTGAAGACGATGGCGGAGAGCCGGCGATCGAAGCTGGAATGGCCGATGAGAAAGAATAA